The proteins below come from a single Oryzomicrobium terrae genomic window:
- a CDS encoding FAD-dependent monooxygenase translates to MADTPLASATACDALHADILISGAGPVGLTLALALARRGQPSLLVDARPTNASRADPRALALSHGTRQLLEQLGAWPTQAATPITTIHVSQRGGFGRTLMNAAEMGVPALGYVVRYGDLWAALAARAEREGIAWRGDTRVADHGSVADGRRRVTLTSTGQGDAAAQPCATRLLVHAEGTPYDDPAVSVKDYGQHAVLAEVSTAQPHGNRAWERFTPDGPLALLPLEDKLAVVFTVPPEKAEHLLALDDAAFVAALQAQFGQRVTFTGTGSRASFPLALRLRDTLAGEREVWIGNTAQTLHPVSGQGFNLGLRDAWELAETLTPAVPHLVHTPDPGAAAPLAAYAQARRLDRRGGAAFTDGIVRLFSNDSTPLTLARGVGLLALDLLPPARRFVARRMIWGARAW, encoded by the coding sequence ATGGCTGATACCCCCCTCGCATCCGCTACGGCGTGCGACGCACTGCACGCCGACATCCTGATTTCCGGCGCCGGGCCGGTGGGCCTCACCCTGGCCCTGGCCCTGGCCCGCCGCGGCCAGCCCAGCCTGCTGGTGGACGCCCGCCCCACGAACGCCTCCCGGGCCGACCCCCGGGCCCTGGCCCTGTCCCACGGCACCCGCCAGCTGCTCGAACAGCTCGGCGCCTGGCCGACGCAAGCCGCCACCCCGATCACCACCATCCACGTCTCCCAGCGCGGCGGCTTCGGCCGCACCCTGATGAACGCTGCCGAAATGGGCGTGCCGGCCCTGGGCTACGTGGTGCGCTACGGCGACCTGTGGGCCGCCCTGGCCGCCCGGGCCGAACGGGAAGGCATCGCCTGGCGGGGCGACACCCGGGTGGCGGATCACGGCAGCGTGGCCGACGGCCGCCGCCGCGTCACCCTCACCAGCACCGGCCAGGGTGACGCGGCGGCGCAGCCCTGCGCCACCCGGCTGCTGGTCCATGCCGAAGGCACGCCCTACGACGACCCGGCGGTATCGGTGAAGGATTACGGCCAGCACGCGGTGCTCGCCGAAGTCAGTACCGCCCAGCCCCACGGCAACCGGGCCTGGGAACGCTTCACCCCGGACGGCCCACTGGCATTGCTGCCCCTGGAGGACAAGCTGGCGGTGGTATTCACCGTGCCACCGGAAAAGGCCGAGCACCTGCTCGCCCTGGACGACGCGGCCTTCGTCGCCGCCCTGCAAGCCCAGTTCGGCCAGCGCGTCACCTTCACCGGCACCGGCTCCCGGGCCAGTTTCCCCCTGGCCCTGCGCCTGCGCGACACCCTGGCGGGTGAGCGGGAGGTGTGGATCGGCAACACGGCCCAGACCCTGCACCCGGTGTCCGGCCAGGGCTTCAACCTGGGCCTGCGCGACGCCTGGGAACTGGCGGAAACCCTGACCCCGGCCGTGCCCCACCTGGTGCACACGCCGGACCCGGGCGCCGCTGCACCGCTGGCGGCCTACGCCCAAGCTCGGCGCCTCGACCGGCGCGGCGGCGCGGCGTTCACCGACGGCATCGTGCGTCTTTTCTCCAACGACAGCACGCCCCTGACCCTGGCCCGGGGCGTCGGATTGCTCGCCCTAGACCTGCTGCCGCCGGCACGCCGTTTCGTCGCCCGGCGGATGATCTGGGGCGCCCGGGCGTGGTGA
- the hemA gene encoding glutamyl-tRNA reductase, which produces MRLYTLGINHHTAPVSVREQVAFGADKLPQALASLAGGPAREAAILSTCNRTEVYCAAETPEDAARWLADFHRLPIDRITPYLYTLPEREAVRHAFRVASGLDSMVIGEPQILGQMKDAVRAAEEAGTLGTLLNKLFQRSFAVAKEVRTTTAIGANIVSMAAAAVHLAGRIFDSISNQRILFIGAGEMIELTATHFAAQAPKAITIANRTVERGEALAARFDGRAIRLEDLADALPQHDIIVSCTAAPLPIIGLGLAERAIKARRHKPMFMVDLAVPRDIEPEVGELDDVFLYTVDDLSQVVASGMEARQAAVVEAEAIIDARVEHFLHWIEQRHSVPTIRALRDSAERMRRHEVEHAMKLLAKGEAPEKVLEALSQRLTNKFLHAPTQALNQAAASPSTSETGLDIHSAVTRLFHLHQQD; this is translated from the coding sequence ATGCGGCTTTATACCCTCGGCATCAACCACCACACCGCCCCCGTCTCGGTGCGCGAACAGGTGGCGTTCGGCGCCGACAAGCTGCCCCAGGCCCTGGCCAGCCTGGCGGGAGGTCCGGCCCGGGAAGCGGCGATCCTGTCCACCTGCAACCGCACCGAGGTGTATTGCGCGGCGGAAACCCCGGAAGATGCCGCCCGCTGGCTGGCCGACTTCCACCGCCTGCCGATCGACCGCATCACCCCCTACCTGTACACCCTGCCCGAGCGGGAAGCGGTGCGCCATGCCTTCCGCGTCGCCTCCGGGCTCGACTCGATGGTCATCGGCGAACCCCAGATCCTCGGTCAAATGAAGGACGCGGTGCGTGCCGCCGAAGAGGCCGGCACCCTGGGCACCCTGCTCAACAAGCTGTTCCAGCGTTCCTTCGCGGTGGCCAAGGAGGTGCGCACCACCACCGCCATCGGCGCCAACATCGTTTCCATGGCCGCCGCCGCGGTGCACCTGGCCGGACGCATCTTCGACTCCATCTCCAACCAGCGCATCCTGTTCATCGGCGCCGGCGAGATGATCGAGTTGACCGCCACCCACTTCGCCGCCCAGGCCCCCAAGGCCATCACTATCGCCAACCGCACCGTGGAGCGGGGCGAGGCCCTGGCCGCCCGCTTCGACGGCAGGGCGATCCGCCTCGAAGACCTGGCCGACGCCCTCCCCCAGCACGACATCATCGTCTCGTGCACCGCCGCGCCCCTGCCGATCATCGGCCTGGGCCTGGCCGAGCGGGCGATCAAGGCGCGCCGCCACAAGCCCATGTTCATGGTGGATTTGGCCGTGCCCCGGGACATCGAGCCCGAAGTCGGCGAACTCGACGACGTCTTCCTCTACACCGTGGACGACCTGTCCCAGGTGGTGGCCTCCGGCATGGAAGCCCGCCAGGCCGCCGTGGTGGAGGCCGAGGCGATCATCGACGCCCGGGTCGAGCACTTCCTGCACTGGATCGAACAGCGCCATTCGGTGCCCACCATCCGCGCCCTGCGCGATTCCGCCGAGCGCATGCGCCGCCACGAGGTCGAGCACGCCATGAAGCTGCTGGCCAAGGGCGAAGCCCCGGAAAAGGTCCTGGAAGCCCTCTCCCAGCGCCTCACCAACAAATTCCTGCACGCCCCGACCCAGGCGCTCAACCAGGCAGCGGCATCCCCTTCCACCTCGGAAACGGGGCTGGACATTCATTCCGCTGTGACAAGGTTGTTCCACCTGCACCAACAAGACTGA